Proteins encoded together in one Impatiens glandulifera chromosome 1, dImpGla2.1, whole genome shotgun sequence window:
- the LOC124921413 gene encoding calpain-type cysteine protease DEK1-like isoform X2 yields the protein MEGDERQLVLACVISGTLFSLLGSASFTILWKVDWRPWRIYSWIFARKWPVFLQGPQLGLLCGFLSLSAWTVVISPIIMLIIWGSWLIVILGRDIFGLAIIMAGTALLLAFYSIMLWWRTRWQSSRAVAVLLLLAVALLCAYELCAVYVTVGRHTSEHYSPSGLFFGVSAIALAINMLFICRMVFNGNGLDVDEYVRRAYKYAYSDYVEAGPVACAPEPPDPHELYPQQSRRALHLGLLYLGSLLVLLGYSILYGLTAKESRWLGAITSVAVIVLDWNMGACLYGFQILDSRVTALFVAGASRVFLILFGVHYWYLGHCVSYAIVASVLLCAAVSRHLSVTNPLAARRDALQSTVIRLREGFRKKEQNTSSSSSEGGGSDVKHSSSVEACHLGNDATRYTSDGNSWNNVDGVNSDKSLDSERPSIALRSSSCRSVAQEAEISSSYVDRNFDQNGSLVLCSSSGLESEGCESSASMSANQQFLDLNLAHAFQEKLNDPRITSMLRKRSRHGDIELTSLLQDKGLDPNFAVMLKENGLDPTILALLQRSSLDADRDHRDNTETETAIVESASVDNALPQQLSLSEELRLKGMEKWLQMCRLFVHHIAGTPKRTWVLFSLVFIVETIMVAIFRPKTITVINTTHQQFEFGLAVLLLSLVFCSIMAFLQTLRTEEMSISSKPRKYGFVAWLLSTCVGLLLSFSSKSSVMLGLSLTLPLMVVCLSFAIPIWIRKGYQFSVSRVDDANRGGVHQTSGVKETVVLFICISVFAGSVLALGAIVSAKPLDSLHYKGWTGVIGAATSPYASSIYLGWVMAATITLAVTGALPVVSWFATYRFSISSAICIATFAVVLVAFCGASYLEIVNSRNDNAPTKTDFLASFLPLVCIPAVLSLGSGLLKWKDDNWKLSRGVYVFVTVGILLLLGAISAVIVIVEPWTVGAAFLLVILLIVLAIGVIHCWASNNFYLTRMQTFFVCFLSFLLGLAAFVIGRIEGRAFVGASVGYFAFLFLLAGRALTVLLSPPIVVYSPRVLPVYVYDTHADCGKNVSGAFLVLYGVALATEGWGVVASLIIYPPFAGAAVSAITLVVAFGFAVSRPCLTLKMMEDAVHYLSKETMLQAITRSATKTRNAISGTCSAPQRSASSAALLVGDPTAMCDRAGKFILPRADVMKLRDRLRNEELAAGSLIHRIRDIRILRQDTACDLGHRREMCAHARILALEEAIDTEWVYMWDKFGGYLLLLLGLTAKAERIQDEVRLRLFLDSIGFSDLSAKKIKKWMPEDRRQFEMIQESYLREREMEEEMLMQRREEEGRGKERRKALLEREERKWKEMEASLLSSIPNVGGREAVAMAAAVRAVGGDSVLDDTLARERISSIARRIRASQLSQRAVQTGISGTVCILDDEPTSGKHYGLIDPSICGSQKVSFSAGVIVQPESGPLCLFGTEFQKKVCLEVLVAGSEQGIESGQVGIRLITKGERQSTIAREWSIGATSIADGRWHIVTVTLDANLGEATCYLDGGFDGYQGGLPLNVDGGIWEEGTDAWIGIRPPTDIEAFGRSDSEGSECKVHMMDVFLWGRCLNEDEVCSLFTSTGTAEYSMIDLQEDNWLWAESPSRVDEWDADPADVDLYDRDDVDWDGQYSSGRRRRSEREGVVLDVDSFTRRLRKPRVETQEEVNQRMLSVELAVKEALAARGEAHFTDQEFPPNDRSLFVDPDHPPPRLQVVSEWMRPKEMVEKNQLNAAPCLFSGPPNASDVCQGQLGNCWFLSAVAVLTEDSRVSDVIITPQYNDEGIYTVRFCIQGEWVPVVVDDWIPCESPGKPAFATSKKGNDLWVSLLEKAYAKLHGSYEALEGGLVQDALVDLTGGAGEEIDMRTSQAQIDLASGRLWAQLLRFKQDGFLLGAGSPSGSDVHVFSSGIVQGHAYSLLQVREVDGHKLVQVRNPWANEVEWNGPWSDSSSDWTDRMRHKLKHVSLSKEGIFWMSWQDFQIHFRSIYVCRVYPPEMRYSIHDQWRGFNAGGCQDYETWNQNPQFRLRANGQDASYPMHVFITLTQGVSFSRTAAGFRNYQSSHDAMMFHIGLRILKTRGRRAAYNIYMHEAVGGTDYVNSREISCEMVLDPDPKGYTIVPTTLHPGEEAPFVLNVFTKASITLEAL from the exons ATGGAAGGAGACGAGCGTCAGTTAGTTTTGGCGTGTGTAATTTCTGGAACCCTTTTCTCTCTTCTGGGTTCAGCTTCCTTTACCATTCTTTGGAAAGTAGATTGGCGACCTTGGAGGATTTACAG TTGGATATTTGCTCGAAAATGGCCGGTTTTCTTGCAAGGGCCTCAGCTGGGATTGTTATGCGGTTTCTTGTCATTATCGGCGTGGACAGTTGTTATTTCTCCAATCATTATGCTTATTATTTGGGGATCTTGGTTGATTGTGATTTTGGGACGAGATATATTTGGTTTGGCTATTATAATGGCTGGAACTGCTCTTCTTTTGgcattttattcaattatgcTTTGGTGGAGAACACGGTGGCAAAGCTCAA GGGCTGTTgctgttcttcttcttctggcTGTTGCACTTCTCTGTGCCTATGAACTTTGTGCCGTTTATGTTACAGTAGGTAGACATACATCAGAACACTATTCACCCTCAGGTCTTTTCTTTGGCGTATCAGCAATTGCACTTGCAATAAATATGCTTTTCATTTGCAGGATGGTTTTTAATG GAAATGGCTTAGATGTGGATGAATATGTCAGAAGAGCATACAAATATGCATATTCTGATTATGTTGAAGCAGGGCCAGTTGCATGCGCACCTGAACCTCCAGATCCTCATGAATTGTATCCTCAGCAATCCCGAAG GGCTTTGCATCTTGGGCTTCTCTACCTTGGATCACTTTTGGTTCTCCTGGGGTACTCCATATTATATGGTTTGACAGCAAAGGAATCCCGTTGGCTTGGGGCTATTACTTCTGTTGCCGTCATTGTTCTTG ATTGGAACATGGGCGCATGCTTATATGGGTTTCAGATCCTAGATAGTCGCGTTACAGCACTTTTTGTAGCCGGTGCTTCCAGAGTATTCTTGATTCTCTTTGGGGTTCATTACTG GTACCTTGGACATTGTGTTAGTTATGCCATTGTTGCGTCAGTGCTTTTGTGTGCGGCTGTTTCCCGTCATTTATCAGTAACAAACCCATTAGCAGCACGCAGGGATGCTTTGCAGAGTACAGTGATTCGTTTAAGAGAGGGTTTTCGTAAGAAAGAGCAAAATACTTCATCTAGTTCTTCTGAAGGTGGTGGGTCAGATGTTAAACATAGTAGTAGTGTGGAG GCGTGCCATCTTGGCAATGATGCAACTCGGTATACTAGTGATGGTAATAGCTGGAACAATGTTGACGGAGTCAACAGTGATAAAAGTTTGGATAGTGAGAGGCCAAGTATAGCATTGAGAAGCAGCTCCTGTCGTTCAGTTGCTCAAGAAGCTGAAATAAGCTCTTCCTATGTTGATAGAAATTTTGATCAGAATGGTTCTTTGGTACTTTGTTCCAGTAGTGGTCTTGAAAGTGAAGGATGTGAGTCAAGTGCATCGATGTCTGCAAATCAacaatttttagatttaaatcTGGCCCATGCATTCCAGGAAAAGTTAAATGACCCTAGGATTACATCCATGTTAAGAAAGAGATCAAGACATGGCGACATTGAACTCACTAGCCTATTGCAGGATAAAGGCTTGGATCCTAATTTTGCCGTGATGTTGAAGGAAAATGGGTTGGACCCAACTATTCTGGCATTGCTACAGCGGAGCAGCTTAGATGCAGACAGAGATCATAGGGACAATACTGAAACAGAAACGGCTATTGTTGAATCCGCAAGTGTAGACAATGCATTGCCCCAACAACTTTCTTTGTCGGAAGAACTTAGGCTGAAGGGGATGGAAAAATGGCTTCAAATGTGCAGGCTTTTTGTTCACCACATAGCGGGCACTCCAAAGAGAACGTGGGTGCTCTTTAGTCTGGTTTTCATTGTTGAGACTATCATGGTGGCCATTTTCCGTCCAAAGACTATAACAGTCATAAATACCACCCATCAACAA TTTGAGTTTGGCTTGGCAGTGCTGTTACTCTCTCTTGTTTTCTGTTCCATCATGGCCTTCCTTCAGACCCTTCGAACTGAAGAAATGTCCATAAGTTCAAAACCTCGCAAG TATGGCTTTGTTGCTTGGCTGCTGAGCACTTGTGTTGGTCTGCTGCTTTCCTTTTCGAG CAAGTCATCAGTTATGCTAGGCTTGTCTTTGACTCTCCCTCTTATGGTGGTATGCTTGTCGTTTGCCATTCCAATATGGATTCGCAAGGGCTACCAGTTTTCAGTATCAAGGGTTGATGACGCAAATCGAGGAGGAGTCCATCAGACTTCTGGGGTTAAGGAG ACTGTAGTTCTTTTCATCTGCATATCTGTTTTTGCTGGATCTGTACTTGCACTTGGTGCAATAGTATCTGCCAAACCTTTGGATTCTTTGCATTACAAGGGATGGACTGGTGTAATCGGTGCTGCTACTTCTCCATATGCATCTTCAATCTATCTAGGCTGGGTCATGGCTGCTACAATTACCTTAGCAGTTACTGGAGCGTTACCTGTTGTCTCTTGGTTTGCTACTTACCGTTTCTCCATCTCTTCTGCGATATGCATTGCTACATTTGCAG TTGTCCTAGTGGCATTTTGTGGTGCATCATACTTGGAGATTGTCAACTCTAGGAATGACAATGCACCAACCAAAACTGATTTTCTTGCTTCATTTCTCCCTTTGGTTTGCATACCAGCAGTTTTATCACTTGGTTCTGGCTTGCTTAAATG GAAAGATGATAACTGGAAACTTTCCCGTGGTGTTTACGTGTTTGTCACTGTGGGCATTCTTCTTCTGCTGGGAGCAATATCAGCTGTAATTGTCATTGTTGAACCTTGGACG GTTGGGGCTGCTTTCCTGTTAGTTATTCTGCTTATTGTTCTGGCTATTGGTGTCATACACTGCTGGGCGTCAAACAACTTCTATTTGACCAGAATGCAGACGTTCTTTGTCTGTTTCCTCTCTTTTCTTTTGGGCTTGGCAGCATTTGTAATTGGACGGATTGAAG GGAGAGCTTTTGTTGGAGCATCTGTTGGATATTTTGCGTTTCTCTTTCTTCTGGCCGGAAGGGCTTTGACT GTACTTCTCTCACCTCCCATAGTTGTCTATTCACCAAGGGTGCTGCCTGTTTATGTTTACGACACTCACGCAGATTGTGGTAAAAACGTCAG CGGAGCATTTCTGGTGCTTTATGGGGTTGCATTAGCAACTGAAGGATGGGGTGTTGTTGCCAGTTTGATTATATATCCACCATTTGCTGGTGCTGCTGTATCAGCTATTACACTTGTTGTTGCCTTCGGATTTGCTGTCTCTCGCCCCTGTCTAACTTTGAAG ATGATGGAAGATGCTGTGCACTACCTTAGTAAAGAAACCATGTTGCAAGCTATCACAAGATCTGCCACTAAG ACAAGAAATGCTATATCCGGAACTTGTTCTGCACCACAGAGATCTGCTAGTTCAGCTGCTCTTTTGGTTGGAGATCCCACTGCCATGTGTGATAGGGCTGGGAAGTTTATACTTCCTAGGGCTGATGTCATGAAACTAAGAGATCGTTTAAGAAATGAAGAACTGGCAGCTGGATCACTTATTCATAGAATAAGGGATATCCGAATTCTACGTCAAGATACTGCGTGTGATCTGGGACACAGAAGGGAGATGTGTGCTCATGCAAGAATTCTAGCTTTGGAGGAGGCAATCGATACAGAATGGGTGTATATGTGGGATAAGTTTGGTGGTTACCTACTTCTTTTACTTGGTTTGACTGCTAAAGCAGAACGTATACAG GATGAGGTCCGCTTGAGACTGTTCCTAGATAGCATAGGTTTTTCAGATCTAAGTGCAAAGAAGATCAAGAAATGGATGCCAGAAGACCGTAGACAATTTGAAATGATTCAGGAAAG CTATTTACGAGAGAGGGAGATGGAAGAAGAAATGTTGATGCAGAGGCGAGAAGAGGAGGGTAGgggaaaagaaagaagaaaggcTCTCTTGGAAAGAGAAGAACGGAAATGGAAGGAAATGGAAGCCTCTTTACTATCTTCCATTCCAAATGTTGGTGGTAGGGAAGCAGTTGCTATGGCAGCAGCAGTACGTGCTGTTGGGGGTGATTCAGTTTTGGATGATACCTTAGCACGCGAAAGAATTTCGAGCATTGCACGAAGAATACGAGCATCTCAATTATCTCAGCGCGCCGTCCAG ACTGGAATTTCTGGCACCGTTTGTATTCTCGATGATGAGCCAACGAGTGGTAAACACTATGGGCTAATTGATCCTAGTATATGTGGTAGTCAGAAGGTTAGCTTCTCTGCTGGGGTGATAGTACAACCAGAATCTGGCCCACTTTGTCTTTTCGGTACAGAATTTCAGAAGAAGGTTTGCTTGGAAGTCCTTGTGGCTGGTTCAGAACAAGGTATCGAGTCTGGGCAAGTTGGGATAAGACTAATCACTAAAGGTGAGAGACAATCTACAATAGCCAGGGAGTGGAGTATTGGTGCGACAAGTATTGCCGATGGAAG GTGGCATATTGTGACGGTAACCCTTGATGCTAACTTGGGGGAAGCCACCTGCTATCTAGATGGTGGCTTTGATGGCTACCAGGGAGGCTTACCACTGAATGTGGATGGTGGAATTTGGGAAGAGGGGACAGATGCTTGGATTGGCATTAGACCGCCTACAGATATTGAAGCTTTTGGCAGGTCAGATAGCGAAGGTTCTGAATGCAAAGTTCATATGATGGATGTCTTCCTTTGGGGAAGATGTTtgaatgaagatgaagtttgTTCGCTTTTCACTTCCACTGGTACTGCTGAATACAGCATGATTGATCTCCAAGAAGATAATTGGCTATGGGCGGAATCTCCTTCTAGGGTTGATGAGTGGGACGCTGATCCTGCTGACGTGGATCTTTATGATAGGGATGATGTAGATTGGGATGGGCAATATTCAAGTGGGAGAAGACGAAGATCTGAACGTGAAGGGGTGGTGTTAGATGTGGATTCTTTTACTAGGCGGTTGAGGAAACCTAGGGTAGAAACTCAAGAAGAAGTTAATCAGAGGATGTTGTCTGTTGAATTGGCTGTTAAAGAAGCACTTGCTGCACGAGGAGAGGCTCATTTCACTGACCAGGAATTCCCTCCAAACGACCGATCACTGTTTGTCGATCCGGACCACCCCCCTCCTAGGTTACAG GTTGTCTCCGAGTGGATGAGGCCAAAAGAAATGGTGGAAAAGAACCAGTTGAATGCAGCTCCATGCTTATTTTCTGGTCCGCCTAATGCTTCTGATGTTTGTCAG GGACAATTGGGTAATTGCTGGTTTCTGAGTGCTGTTGCTGTTTTAACAGAGGATTCACGAGTATCAGATGTCATAATTACTCCTCAGTACAATGACGAAGGGATCTATACTGTTCGCTTTTGTATCCAG ggaGAGTGGGTTCCTGTTGTAGTAGATGACTGGATTCCATGTGAATCACCCGGGAAACCTGCATTTGCAACGAGTAAAAAAGGAAACGACTTGTGGGTATCTTTATTGGAGAAGGCATATGCGAAACTGCATGGCTCCTATGAAGCACTTGAAGGTGGGCTTGTCCAAGATGCTCTTGTGGATCTCACAGGCGGTGCAGGGGAGGAGATTGACATGAGAACCTCCCAAGCTCAGATTGATCTTGCAAGTGGCAGATTATGGGCTCAGTTGTTACGTTTCAAGCAAGATGGCTTTCTTCTTGGTGCTGGAAGTCCTTCAGGGTCAGATGTTCATGTTTTTTCCAGTGGAATTGTTCAAGGGCATGCCTATTCTTTATTGCAG GTGAGGGAAGTAGATGGGCATAAACTAGTTCAAGTTAGAAATCCATGGGCTAATGAAGTTGAATGGAACGGCCCATGGTCCGATTCATCGTCAGACTGGACTGACAGAATGCGACATAAACTTAAGCATGTTTCACTG